A stretch of the Vigna radiata var. radiata cultivar VC1973A chromosome 7, Vradiata_ver6, whole genome shotgun sequence genome encodes the following:
- the LOC106766653 gene encoding uncharacterized protein LOC106766653 gives MGYSMNWDFIWVLPLTLCCCSLVHSLGNTPASESLNSLVQDFAFRSLVKHRPQTGALYDALLPRNLSGMDISIVRLRSRRLWNKGANFSYFRIPPRTVSIPHVKRLAIVYQNLGNWSTLYYNLPGYSLISSVVGFLVFDASNVTDTSERNLTLNTMGQPISIQFPNITLMGRGHINSRVRCVAFNANGTFQLTQMSAPGVCYSRDQGHFSVVLPLEKKRGRWYLWVIGFVVGFFGLIIVGYAGFSSMRLLKTKRIQAMEKQANEDQVLQSRWIGNSKMPSAAVTRTQPVLECGVL, from the coding sequence ATGGGATACAGTATGAACTGGGATTTCATCTGGGTGCTACCTCTCACGTTGTGTTGTTGCTCCTTGGTGCACAGCTTGGGCAACACTCCTGCAAGTGAATCATTGAATTCCTTGGTTCAAGATTTTGCTTTCAGATCACTGGTCAAGCACAGGCCTCAAACAGGTGCTCTGTATGATGCTCTTCTTCCAAGGAACCTGTCTGGTATGGATATTTCAATAGTACGTCTTAGAAGCAGAAGGCTCTGGAACAAAGGTGCCAACTTTAGCTACTTTCGGATCCCACCAAGAACCGTGTCCATTCCCCATGTCAAGAGGTTGGCTATTGTGTACCAAAACCTGGGCAACTGGTCAACCCTCTACTACAATTTGCCAGGTTACTCACTCATCTCTTCTGTTGTTGGCTTTCTGGTTTTCGATGCCTCAAATGTAACAGACACAAGTGAAAGAAACCTCACTCTCAACACAATGGGTCAGCCTATTTCTATTCAATTTCCTAACATCACACTTATGGGTAGGGGTCACATCAACTCAAGGGTGAGATGTGTAGCTTTCAATGCCAATGGTACATTTCAACTTACTCAGATGAGTGCCCCTGGAGTGTGTTACTCAAGAGACCAGGGTCACTTTTCGGTAGTACTCCCACTGGAGAAGAAGAGGGGAAGATGGTATCTGTGGGTGATTGGCTTTGTAGTTGGATTTTTTGGTTTGATTATAGTTGGCTATGCGGGATTTTCTTCCATGAGACTTCTCAAGACCAAGAGGATTCAAGCAATGGAAAAACAAGCCAATGAGGATCAGGTTCTTCAAAGTAGATGGATTGGCAATAGTAAAATGCCCTCAGCAGCAGTGACAAGAACTCAGCCAGTTCTTGAGTGCGGCGTTCTTTAG
- the LOC106768316 gene encoding V-type proton ATPase subunit E: MNDADVSRQIQQMVRFIRQEAEEKANEISVSAEEEFNIEKLQLVEAEKKKIRQEYERKERQVEIRKKIEYSMQLNASRIKVLQAQDDVISSMKEAASKELLSVSHHHDLTFTDQDHVYRNLLKDLIVQCLLRLKEPSVLLRCRKEDLQLVEHVLDSAAQEYADKANVDSPEIIVDNQVYLPPGPNNHNAHDIYCSGGVVLASRDGKIVCENTLDARLDVVFRKKLPEIRKQLFGQVVA; the protein is encoded by the exons ATGAACGACGCAGATGTCTCCAGGCAAATTCAGCAGATGGTGCGGTTCATCCGCCAGGAAGCAGAGGAAAAAGCCAACGAGATCTCTGTCTCCGCCGAAGAG GAATTCAATATCGAGAAGCTGCAGTTAGTTGAAGCCGAGAAGAAGAAGATCAGGCAAGAGTACGAACGCAAAGAGCGCCAAGTGGAAATTCGCAAGAAGAT TGAGTACTCGATGCAGCTGAATGCTTCTCGAATTAAAGTTCTTCAAGCTCAGGATGATGTGATCAGTTCCATGAAAGAAGCTGCATCCAAGGAACTTTTGAGTGTGAGTCATCATCATGATTTGACTTTTACTGATCAAGATCATGTGTACAGAAACCTTCTTAAAGATCTCATTGTTCAG TGTTTGCTAAGACTGAAAGAACCTTCTGTCTTATTGAGATGTCGGAAAGAGGATCTGCAGTTGGTAGAGCATGTGCTGGATTCTGCTGCACAGGAGTATGCTGACAAAGCAAATGTTGATTCTCCAGAGATCATTGTTGACAATCAAGTCTATCTTCCACCTGGACCCAATAATCATAATGCTCATGATATCTACTG TTCTGGTGGCGTGGTGCTAGCTTCTCGTGATGGAAAGATTGTGTGTGAAAATACTCTTGATGCACGACTTGATGTAGTGTTTCGTAAAAAGCTCCCTGAG ATCCGAAAGCAGCTCTTTGGACAAGTTGTTGCTTGA
- the LOC106768317 gene encoding 6-phosphogluconate dehydrogenase, decarboxylating 2, chloroplastic: MESAALSRIGLAGLAVMGQNLALNIAEKGFPISVYNRTASKVDETVDRARNEGSLPLTGQYTPRDFVLSIQRPRSVIILVKAGAPVDQTIAALSDHLEPGDCIIDGGNEWYENTERRINNVAEKGLLYLGMGVSGGEDGARNGPSLMPGGSQTAYTNVQDILHKVAAQVEDGPCVTYIGEGGSGNFVKMVHNGIEYGDMQLISEAYDVLKHVGGLSNSELADIFAEWNRGELESFLIEITADIFKVKDEDGEGFLVDKILDKTGMKGTGKWTVQQAAELSIAAPTIAASLDCRYLSGLKEERESAATVLKEAGLSDELGKTGVSGVDKKRLIDDVRQALYASKICSYAQGMNLLRAKSNEKGWNLNLGELARIWKGGCIIRAVFLDRIKKAYQRNPNLASLIVDPEFAREMVQRQAAWRRVVGLAVSAGISTPGMCASLAYFDTYRRARLPANLVQAQRDLFGAHTYERVDRPGAFHTEWTKLARKSGTGVGALN, encoded by the coding sequence ATGGAGTCAGCAGCTCTGTCACGCATAGGCCTGGCGGGCCTGGCCGTGATGGGCCAGAACCTAGCCCTAAACATAGCGGAGAAGGGCTTCCCCATCTCCGTCTACAACCGTACGGCCTCCAAAGTCGACGAGACCGTAGATCGGGCCCGCAACGAGGGCTCCCTCCCGCTCACGGGCCAGTACACCCCTCGTGACTTCGTCCTCTCCATCCAGCGCCCCAGATCCGTCATCATCCTCGTCAAGGCCGGCGCCCCCGTCGACCAAACCATCGCCGCTCTCTCCGACCACCTCGAGCCCGGCGACTGCATCATCGACGGCGGCAACGAGTGGTATGAGAACACCGAACGCCGCATCAACAACGTCGCCGAAAAAGGCCTCCTCTACCTCGGCATGGGCGTCTCCGGCGGCGAAGACGGCGCGCGCAACGGCCCCTCCCTCATGCCCGGCGGTTCCCAAACTGCCTACACCAACGTCCAGGACATCCTCCACAAAGTTGCTGCGCAGGTCGAGGACGGCCCCTGCGTCACCTACATCGGCGAGGGGGGTTCTGGGAACTTCGTGAAGATGGTCCACAACGGAATCGAATACGGAGACATGCAACTCATCTCGGAGGCTTACGACGTGTTGAAGCACGTTGGTGGCCTGTCGAATTCTGAACTTGCGGATATCTTTGCAGAGTGGAACAGAGGGGAGCTTGAGAGTTTCTTGATTGAAATCACTGCggatatttttaaagtaaaggATGAGGATGGTGAAGGGTTTTTGGTGGATAAGATTTTGGACAAGACAGGGATGAAGGGGACGGGGAAATGGACGGTGCAGCAGGCGGCGGAGCTTTCGATAGCAGCGCCCACGATTGCGGCGTCGTTGGATTGCCGGTACTTGAGTGGGTTAAAGGAGGAGAGGGAGAGTGCTGCGACGGTGTTGAAGGAGGCGGGGTTGAGTGATGAATTGGGGAAGACTGGTGTGAGTGGGGTGGATAAGAAGAGGTTGATTGATGATGTAAGACAGGCTTTGTATGCTTCAAAGATTTGTAGCTATGCTCAGGGAATGAATTTGTTGAGGGCCAAAAGTAACGAGAAAGGATGGAACTTGAATTTGGGGGAATTGGCTAGGATTTGGAAGGGAGGGTGCATCATAAGGGCAGTGTTCTTGGACAGGATCAAGAAGGCTTATCAGAGGAACCCTAATTTGGCTAGTTTGATAGTCGACCCGGAGTTTGCTAGGGAAATGGTGCAGAGGCAGGCTGCGTGGAGGCGGGTTGTGGGGTTGGCGGTTTCGGCTGGGATTAGTACTCCGGGAATGTGTGCTAGTCTTGCTTACTTTGATACCTATCGGAGGGCGAGGCTGCCGGCGAACCTTGTTCAGGCTCAGAGGGACTTGTTTGGGGCGCATACCTATGAGAGGGTCGATCGCCCTGGGGCTTTCCATACCGAGTGGACAAAGCTTGCACGCAAAAGTGGGACTGGTGTTGGTGCTCTCAATTGA